One Cryptomeria japonica chromosome 9, Sugi_1.0, whole genome shotgun sequence genomic window carries:
- the LOC131077037 gene encoding pentatricopeptide repeat-containing protein At3g24000, mitochondrial, whose translation MIKLKQSCFKTLLRSVCCSKSHISFINTMSLDVERSYPGTKKLKEKYENANELWEYFVCMKRLCNPIDSFTYARLLQRCASTGSLDKGKMVHAQMIKSGDNGMDTIVWNTLLNMYAKNGFVEDARQVFDKITERNLVSWTALIGGYCQQGYENEGLRLFCELLRVGMEPNQFTFSCVLKACASLGSLEFGEQLLACIFKVGFESDVFVGSALVDMLAKCGSIRDAGKAFDKIVEPDMVSWSAIIAGYALNGYGDEAMEHYWKMLMAGNMPNQFTFSSMLKACADVIALGVGRQVHAQIIRSNYQSNFFVGAALIDLYVNCGQMENAFEVFDKMPERDTVLWTSMIVRCAQNGQSEEALVIFSEMQLAVAKPDQFTFSGVFHACATLQALEQGKQAHAHMIKIGCGLDAFAGSALIDMYAKCISIEDALNVFDEMPDRNEVSWNTLIVGYVQLGYCELALKLFSKMQEAGMKPSPVTLTSILRAYASLSVLQQGLQLHSYISKSVFWLDVSVGNALVDMYAKCGSIEDARKVFEKMPNHDLVSWNTMIAGYGYHGHGEKAIQLFENMKVAGLKPDHITFIGVLSACSRASLVDEGRRYFDSMSQDYDISPSMDHYTCMVNLFGRSGHFVEAEDFIKRMPVKPGVAVWQSLLASCRIHQNIELGKYTAKHALELDPQNDATHVLLANIYAAAGRWSDAADVRKLMDDKGLKKEPGQSWIEVKSRVHSFAAGEKAHPQIDEIRAKLDSLTIQMKEQGYIPDTSFVLRDVELEQKEHSLSYHSEKLAIAFGLISNPFGTPIRVINNLRVCGDCHNAIKFISKITQREIVVRDLNRFHHFENGLCSCGGFW comes from the coding sequence ATGATCAAGTTGAAGCAGTCTTGCTTCAAAACCCTTCTCCGATCAGTATGTTGTTCAAAGTCACACATTTCTTTCATTAATACCATGAGCTTAGATGTTGAAAGAAGTTATCCCGGAACGAAAAAACTCAAAGAGAAATACGAGAATGCGAATGAGCTATGGGAATATTTTGTTTGTATGAAAAGGCTCTGCAATCCAAtcgattcattcacatatgctcgTCTCCTGCAGAGATGTGCGAGCACGGGATCCTTAGATAAGGGCAAAATGGTGCATGCTCAGATGATAAAATCTGGAGATAATGGCATGGATACGATAGTGTGGAATACGCTTCTTAACATGTATGCGAAAAATGGTTTTGTTGAAGATGCtcgccaagtgtttgacaaaataacTGAACGAAACTTGGTTTCTTGGACTGCTTTGATAGGAGGATATTGTCAGCAGGGTTATGAGAATGAAGGATTGAGACTGTTTTGTGAACTACTGAGAGTGGGGATGGAGCCGAACCAATTTACTTTTTCGTGTGTTCTCAAGGCATGTGCTAGTTTGGGATCTCTGGAATTTGGTGAACAGCTTCTTGCTTGCATTTTTAAGGTTGGATTTGAGTCGGATGTTTTTGTGGGGAGTGCCCTTGTTGATATGTTAGCTAAATGTGGAAGTATAAGGGATGCGGGCAAAGCATTTGACAAAATAGTTGAGCCAGATATGGTTTCCTGGTCTGCTATTATCGCAGGGTATGCTCTGAATGGGTATGGCGACGAAGCCATGGAACATTACTGGAAAATGCTTATGGCCGGCAATATGCCAAACCAGTTTACCTTCTCTAGCATGCTTAAGGCGTGTGCTGACGTTATTGCTCTTGGAGTAGGTAGGCAAGTCCATGCCCAAATTATTAGAAGTAACTACCAATCAAATTTCTTTGTGGGAGCTGCCCTTATTGATTTGTATGTCAACTGTGGGCAAATGGAGAATGCTtttgaagtgtttgacaaaatgcctgaacGTGACACGGTATTGTGGACTTCCATGATAGTGAGATGTGCTCAGAATGGCCAGAGTGAGGAGGCTTTGGTGATATTTAGTGAAATGCAACTAGCAGTAGCAAAGCCGGATCAATTCACCTTTTCTGGTGTTTTTCATGCATGTGCTACCCTCCAAGCTTTGGAACAAGGCAAGCAAGCCCATGCCCACATGATCAAAATTGGATGTGGGTTGGATGCTTTTGCCGGAAGTGCCCTTATTGACATGTATGCCAAGTGCATAAGTATAGAAGATGCTTTGAATGTTTTTGATGAAATGCCAGACCGAAATGAGGTCTCATGGAATACACTGATTGTTGGGTATGTGCAGCTTGGGTATTGTGAATTGGCTTTGAAACTGTTTAGTAAAATGCAGGAGGCAGGAATGAAGCCAAGCCCGGTTACTCTCACAAGCATTCTTCGAGCCTATGCCAGTCTATCAGTTTTGCAGCAGGGCTTGCAACTGCATTCTTATATCAGCAAATCTGTATTTTGGTTAGATGTTTCTGTGGGCAATGCACTTGTTGACATGTATGCCAAATGTGGAAGTATAGAAGATGCCCGGAAAGTATTTGAGAAAATGCCAAATCATGATCTAGTTTCATGGAatacaatgattgcaggatatggtTATCATGGGCATGGTGAAAAAGCCATCCAACTCTTTGAAAATATGAAAGTGGCTGGTTTAAAGCCAGACCACATTACCTTTATTGGTGTTCTCTCTGCTTGCAGCCGTGCAAGTTTAGTAGATGAGGGACGCCGCTATTTTGATTCCATGAGTCAAGATTACGATATATCCCCAAGTATGGATCACTATACCTGCATGGTAAACCTTTTTGGCCGATCGGGACACTTTGTTGAAGCAGAGGACTTCATAAAAAGAATGCCAGTGAAACCTGGGGTTGCTGTGTGGCAGAGTTTACTTGCTTCCTGCAGAATCCATCAGAATATAGAGTTAGGAAAATATACAGCAAAACATGCTTTGGAGTTGGATCCACAGAACGATGCAACACATGTGCTTCTTGCAAACATCTATGCTGCAGCTGGGAGGTGGAGTGATGCAGCAGATGTGAGAAAGTTGATGGATGACAAAGGACTAAAAAAGGAACCGGGACAGAGCTGGATTGAGGTCAAGAGTAGGGTGCATTCTTTTGCAGCAGGAGAGAAAGCTCACCCACAAATAGATGAAATCCGTGCAAAATTGGACAGTTTGACTATTCAGATGAAAGAGCAAGGGTACATTCCTGACACTAGTTTTGTCCTGCGTGATGTGGAGCTGGAGCAGAAGGAACATTCTCTGAGCTACCATAGTGAGAAGCTAGCCATTGCTTTTGGGCTTATCAGCAATCCTTTTGGAACCCCTATTCGAGTTATTAATAATCTTCGTGTATGTGGTGACTGTCACAATGCCATCAAGTTTATCTCCAAGATTACTCAACGGGAAATCGTTGTACGAGACCTGAACCGTTTCCATCATTTTGAAAATGGACTTTGCTCTTGTGGGGGCTTCTGGTGA